Proteins from a single region of Ziziphus jujuba cultivar Dongzao chromosome 1, ASM3175591v1:
- the LOC107432298 gene encoding early nodulin-like protein 9, which translates to MAHTFLTSNHQNKAICLLGLLVLTLSMLQTSDANQFQVGGTGRWGPDSTDYNQWAEKNRFQIGDTIAFDYTAGNDSLIVVHNKEDYDNCTTDSPVQNFTDGHTVYTFNQSGAYYFISGNKDNCLNKNQKLIVVVLADRSNRYSNQTNSAMSPLSNSTETSPSPAPAAGSVEMNPTPSPTSEIPPPPPPPSAASANLVSFIAYIGAFAASSLLLVF; encoded by the exons ATGGCTCACACATTTCTCACATCAAATCATCAAAACAAAGCAATTTGCTTACTGGGTCTCCTCGTTCTCACACTGTCCATGCTGCAGACAAGCGATgcaaatcaatttcaagtagGAGGAACAGGGCGTTGGGGTCCCGATTCAACCGACTACAATCAATGGGCTGAAAAAAATAGATTTCAGATTGGAGACACCATag CTTTTGACTACACTGCCGGCAATGACTCACTGATTGTAGTACACAATAAGGAGGACTACGACAACTGCACCACGGACTCACCTGTTCAGAATTTCACCGATGGCCACACTGTCTACACCTTCAACCAATCAGGAGCTTACTATTTCATTAGTGGGAACAAAGATAATTGTCTCAACAAAAATCAGAAGTTAATAGTCGTTGTCTTGGCGGATAGAAGCAATCGCTATTCCAACCAAACAAATTCAGCTATGTCTCCACTTTCAAACTCAACCGAGACATCCCCGTCTCCGGCACCGGCTGCCGGGTCTGTGGAGATGAACCCAACTCCATCTCCTACAAGTGAAATTCCaccacctcctcctcctccaagCGCTGCTTCTGCTAACTTGGTGAGCTTCATTGCGTATATCGGAGCCTTTGCTGCTTCATCACTTCTTTTGGTATTCTAA